From Plasmodium cynomolgi strain B DNA, chromosome 9, whole genome shotgun sequence:
ATGGGACCCCTTCGAGTCAAATGTTCGACGGGTACATGAGTATCCTGACTCTGTCTCCAAAGGCCTTAGGTGGGATATTGGTACTAAATCTAGCGCGAATCACTCCGCTGTTTCCGTGTGTTCTGCATACCTTTCCCCATATGCACTGCAGGAGAGGTGAAACGATGGTGGGAAGGGGGGATGATAAAAAGCGCAGCATAGAAAAGGGGGTGGAAGGCAAAGTTCAGGTGCAAAATGGCATGATAACGAATAAAGAGACATAAAGTGTAGACGCAAAGGGGCGCACCTCCCTATCAGTTTGCCCCTCGCATACCTTAATTTTTACTCCGTCATGGTGCTTATTTGTCCTGTACACGTAGGCAATCTTTTTGCCCACGTAAAATTGGGCATGCTTTTTCGTATGCACATTCCTTATCGAAATGAGGGTAAAGTTGGGGTCTTGGTTTCTTTGGGATCTGCAAATAAAGGGAAAGTGGAGTGAGCGTTGAGGTGCATATGCGTCAATCGGGGTAACAGAGtgacaggaaaaaaaagacgtgCCGAATGTGCTCATTCCTTCTTTCGCATCACTCAACAACAACGGCGTTCGTCGACCAAACGCGTGTTTTGCTGCATGTGCTGATGCACTCTCTCTTTGGTGGAGTCCACCATATCTTCGTTTTATTAACGCGGACTCTTTTCGTGCAAAGCgtcatatgttttttttttttttttttgctgtgaACTTTCAGTTGTTCCGATTCG
This genomic window contains:
- a CDS encoding 60S ribosomal protein L33-B (putative); protein product: MDKTKSKKQIGNAKGKKPAKKVIKKVVKKVLGKKKKTVKKLKAVRLYEKGVILGYKRSQRNQDPNFTLISIRNVHTKKHAQFYVGKKIAYVYRTNKHHDGVKIKCIWGKVCRTHGNSGVIRARFSTNIPPKAFGDRVRILMYPSNI